From a single Amyelois transitella isolate CPQ chromosome 18, ilAmyTran1.1, whole genome shotgun sequence genomic region:
- the LOC106136246 gene encoding 3'-5' ssDNA/RNA exonuclease TatD, with protein MTSEETQISEELKGCYENLIVIDVGANLTNKKYGRDLDSVIQRAKDAGVQKIMVTGTSVRNSKEALRLTRLYPGTIYCTAGVHPHDAKSMVEEDMWTELRQSASAPECVAVGECGLNYSKDFSEPHVQREIFKRQVEMACDLHKPLFVHEKEAQEDLLKILEEFANRLPPVVIHSFTGSVEQGLKYIEKGFYIGITGYVCKDKSDGGIRRLLSESILPLDKLLVETDSPFMYPNMRASKLPLHVKDSLTERSMNFVNRYCTFQRNEPCALPAIVELIAGFMGRSPEDVALATAFNALKLFGLSQ; from the exons ATGACGTCTGAAGAAACACAAATATCTGAAGAGCTGAAAGGGTGTTATGAAAATCTTATTGTAATCGACGTGGGCGCTAACCTGACAAATAAGAAATACGGCCGTGATCTCGATTCTGTGATACAAAGGGCAAAAGATGCAG GTGTCCAAAAGATAATGGTCACGGGCACATCAGTGAGGAACAGTAAAGAAGCCCTAAGACTGACTCGCCTATATCCCGGCACTATATATTGTACTGCTG GCGTCCACCCGCACGATGCAAAATCGATGGTTGAAGAAGACATGTGGACGGAACTGAGGCAGAGTGCGAGCGCCCCAGAGTGTGTGGCGGTCGGCGAGTGCGGGCTCAATTACAGCAAGGACTTCTCGGAGCCACATGTGCAAAGGGAGATATTCAAACGACAG GTGGAAATGGCATGCGACCTCCACAAACCTCTATTCGTTCACGAGAAAGAAGCTCAAGAagacttattaaaaattctagAAGAATTCGCCAACCGTCTTCCGCCCGTTGTGATACATTCGTTCACAGGATCAGTAGAACAGGGCTtgaaatatatagaaaaaggaTTTTATATAGGGATTACAGGGTACGTTTGCAAGGATAAGTCCGATGGAGGGATCAGACGGTTGTTATCTGAGAGTATACTGCCGTTGGACAAGTTGCTGGTGGAAACCGATTCGCCGTTTATGTACCCGAATATGAGGGCTTCGAAATTGCCATTGCATGTTAAGGACTCGTTGACTGAGAG GTCAATGAACTTCGTGAACCGGTACTGCACGTTCCAACGCAACGAGCCTTGCGCCCTGCCGGCCATCGTCGAGCTGATCGCTGGGTTCATGGGCCGGAGTCCCGAGGACGTAGCCCTCGCCACCGCCTTCAACGCTCTGAAGTTGTTCGGGCTTAGCCAGTGA